In Rhododendron vialii isolate Sample 1 chromosome 9a, ASM3025357v1, the following are encoded in one genomic region:
- the LOC131300357 gene encoding uncharacterized protein LOC131300357 isoform X1: MMGDAADAVVVRVVETKRRSSEVSPWDGLPGTLEQKSIEFSEKRKESLRARYLYGIIFLLANLVAWCARDYGQKLSPLLHYLKACGIGGHDCFQTMGVLRVSLGCFIFFFIMFVTTFSTSKLHETRNMWHSRWWPVKFIMLVVSLIIPFFVPSDFVQLYGELARVGAGIFLILQLISVIEFITWWNSYWMPDERKNHSCFLGLFTSTVVYIASVCGIGVMYSHYVPRPSCTLNIFFISWTAILLLVMLVISLHSKVNRGLLSSGIMASYIVFLCWSAIRSEPPIEECSPRKHENGHCDWTTVLGFIIAICAIVMATFSTGVDSQTFQFRKDEVQQEDDIPYGYGFFHLIFSLGAMYFAMLFINWNLESSTRKWSIDVGWASTWVKIVNEWFAATIYVWKLISPVVRQTKVMNHKEPVQEADTSI; this comes from the exons AT GATGGGTGATGCTGCTGATGCTGTTGTGGTGAGGGTAgtagaaacaaaaagaagaagttccGAGGTTAGTCCATGGGATGGACTTCCTGGAACTTTGGAGCAGAAGAGTATCGAGTTCTCGGAAAAAAGGAAGGAATCTTTACGAGCCCGTTATTTGTATGGCATTATCTTTTTGTTGGCAAATCTTGTTGCTTGGTGCGCTCGAGATTATGGGCAAAAACTTTCCCCTCTGCTCCATT ATCTAAAAGCTTGTGGTATTGGGGGACATGATTGTTTTCAAACAATGGGAGTCCTTCGCGTAAGTTTAGGATGCTTC atatttttctttataatgTTTGTAACGACATTTAGTACAAGCAAGCTGCATGAAACTCGCAACATGTGGCATTCGAGATGGTGGCCTGTGAAGTTCATTATGTTGGTTGTTTCACTAATCATTCCATTCTTTGTACCTTCAGATTTTGTTCAGTTATATG GTGAGCTTGCTCGTGTGGGTGCAGG GATTTTTCTTATTCTCCAACTTATAAGTGTTATTGAGTTCATCACATGGTGGAATAGTTACTGGATGCCTGATGAGAGAAAGAATCACAG TTGCTTCCTCGGATTATTTACGTCGACAGTAGTCTACATTGCTTCTGTATGCGGAATTGGTGTTATGTATTCGCACTACGTCCCCAGGCCTTCTTGCACTCTTAATATATTTTTCATCAGTTGGACTGCAATCTTGCTTTTGGTAATGTTGGTCATATCCCTACATTCAAAG GTGAACAGAGGGCTTTTATCTTCAGGGATTATGGCTTCCTACATTGTTTTTCTCTGCTGGTCTGCTATCAGAAG TGAGCCACCCATTGAGGAATGTAGTCCACGGAAGCATGAGAACGGACACTGCGATTGGACCACTGTACTG GGCTTCATCATTGCTATATGTGCAATTGTTATGGCAACCTTTTCGACAGGGGTTGATTCACAAACATTCCAG TTTCGCAAAGATGAAGTCCAACAAGAAGATGATATACCATACGGATATGGCTTCTTCCACCTAATCTTCTCCTTGGGAGCCATGTACTTCGCCATGTTATTCATCAattggaacttggaaagctCAACCAGAAA ATGGAGCATTGACGTTGGATGGGCTAGTACATGGGTGAAAATCGTCAATGAGTGGTTTGCAGCCACCATTTACG
- the LOC131300357 gene encoding uncharacterized protein LOC131300357 isoform X2 — protein MGDAADAVVVRVVETKRRSSEVSPWDGLPGTLEQKSIEFSEKRKESLRARYLYGIIFLLANLVAWCARDYGQKLSPLLHYLKACGIGGHDCFQTMGVLRVSLGCFIFFFIMFVTTFSTSKLHETRNMWHSRWWPVKFIMLVVSLIIPFFVPSDFVQLYGELARVGAGIFLILQLISVIEFITWWNSYWMPDERKNHSCFLGLFTSTVVYIASVCGIGVMYSHYVPRPSCTLNIFFISWTAILLLVMLVISLHSKVNRGLLSSGIMASYIVFLCWSAIRSEPPIEECSPRKHENGHCDWTTVLGFIIAICAIVMATFSTGVDSQTFQFRKDEVQQEDDIPYGYGFFHLIFSLGAMYFAMLFINWNLESSTRKWSIDVGWASTWVKIVNEWFAATIYVWKLISPVVRQTKVMNHKEPVQEADTSI, from the exons ATGGGTGATGCTGCTGATGCTGTTGTGGTGAGGGTAgtagaaacaaaaagaagaagttccGAGGTTAGTCCATGGGATGGACTTCCTGGAACTTTGGAGCAGAAGAGTATCGAGTTCTCGGAAAAAAGGAAGGAATCTTTACGAGCCCGTTATTTGTATGGCATTATCTTTTTGTTGGCAAATCTTGTTGCTTGGTGCGCTCGAGATTATGGGCAAAAACTTTCCCCTCTGCTCCATT ATCTAAAAGCTTGTGGTATTGGGGGACATGATTGTTTTCAAACAATGGGAGTCCTTCGCGTAAGTTTAGGATGCTTC atatttttctttataatgTTTGTAACGACATTTAGTACAAGCAAGCTGCATGAAACTCGCAACATGTGGCATTCGAGATGGTGGCCTGTGAAGTTCATTATGTTGGTTGTTTCACTAATCATTCCATTCTTTGTACCTTCAGATTTTGTTCAGTTATATG GTGAGCTTGCTCGTGTGGGTGCAGG GATTTTTCTTATTCTCCAACTTATAAGTGTTATTGAGTTCATCACATGGTGGAATAGTTACTGGATGCCTGATGAGAGAAAGAATCACAG TTGCTTCCTCGGATTATTTACGTCGACAGTAGTCTACATTGCTTCTGTATGCGGAATTGGTGTTATGTATTCGCACTACGTCCCCAGGCCTTCTTGCACTCTTAATATATTTTTCATCAGTTGGACTGCAATCTTGCTTTTGGTAATGTTGGTCATATCCCTACATTCAAAG GTGAACAGAGGGCTTTTATCTTCAGGGATTATGGCTTCCTACATTGTTTTTCTCTGCTGGTCTGCTATCAGAAG TGAGCCACCCATTGAGGAATGTAGTCCACGGAAGCATGAGAACGGACACTGCGATTGGACCACTGTACTG GGCTTCATCATTGCTATATGTGCAATTGTTATGGCAACCTTTTCGACAGGGGTTGATTCACAAACATTCCAG TTTCGCAAAGATGAAGTCCAACAAGAAGATGATATACCATACGGATATGGCTTCTTCCACCTAATCTTCTCCTTGGGAGCCATGTACTTCGCCATGTTATTCATCAattggaacttggaaagctCAACCAGAAA ATGGAGCATTGACGTTGGATGGGCTAGTACATGGGTGAAAATCGTCAATGAGTGGTTTGCAGCCACCATTTACG